In Cupriavidus taiwanensis, the following proteins share a genomic window:
- a CDS encoding BTH_I0359 family protein: MQMIYNSDNYCIVEFGADVEQAPLEFGGYEIVDKNLKREIFLGGQLAESFRADVKRLIESEPSVEEVDDFLGKFDNVMTHPLVMH, from the coding sequence ATGCAAATGATCTACAACAGCGACAACTACTGCATCGTCGAGTTCGGTGCGGATGTCGAGCAAGCGCCGCTCGAATTCGGCGGCTACGAAATCGTCGACAAGAACCTGAAGCGCGAGATTTTCCTCGGCGGCCAGCTCGCCGAAAGCTTCCGCGCCGACGTCAAGCGGCTGATCGAAAGCGAGCCGTCGGTGGAGGAGGTCGATGACTTCCTCGGCAAGTTCGACAACGTGATGACGCACCCGCTGGTGATGCACTGA
- a CDS encoding rhodanese-like domain-containing protein: protein MQHLSPTDAHALLAQSPETLFIDCRSEMEYLFVGHPKGAHNVPWNDGPDWEVNPHFVQMVKKLAGQASARPVLLICRSGNRSSAAARALEGAGFSNVRFVLHGFEGDLDAERHRNTLNGWRHDGLPWEQY from the coding sequence ATGCAACACCTGTCCCCGACCGACGCCCACGCCTTGCTGGCGCAATCGCCCGAGACGCTCTTCATCGACTGCCGCAGCGAAATGGAATACCTGTTCGTCGGCCATCCCAAGGGCGCGCACAACGTGCCCTGGAACGACGGCCCGGACTGGGAGGTCAACCCGCATTTCGTGCAGATGGTGAAGAAGCTCGCCGGGCAGGCCTCGGCGCGGCCGGTGCTGCTGATCTGCCGCAGCGGCAATCGCTCGTCCGCCGCGGCCCGCGCGCTCGAGGGCGCGGGTTTTTCCAACGTCCGCTTTGTGCTGCACGGCTTCGAGGGCGACCTCGACGCGGAGCGCCACCGCAATACGCTCAACGGCTGGCGCCACGACGGGCTGCCCTGGGAACAGTACTGA
- a CDS encoding homocysteine S-methyltransferase family protein: MSAPESRAAAPRPYTRAAELPRLLQERILILDGAMGTMIQRYKLSEADYRGERFAEHKVDVKGNNELLLLTRPQVISEIHEQYLAAGADLIETNTFGATRVAQEDYKMAELAYEMNVEAARLARAACDKYSTPDKPRFVAGAFGPTPKTASISPDVNDPGARNVTFEELRESYYEQGKALLEGGADVFLVETIFDTLNAKAALFAIDQLFEDTGERVPVMISGTVTDASGRILSGQTVEAFWNSLRHARPVTFGLNCALGATLMRPYIAELAKICDAAVSCYPNAGLPNPMSDTGFDETPEVTSSLVEEFAASGLVNLVGGCCGTTPEHIAAIAQRVADKKPRSWPGQYRDAA; this comes from the coding sequence ATGAGTGCCCCTGAATCCCGCGCGGCCGCACCGCGCCCCTACACCCGGGCTGCCGAGCTGCCCCGGCTGCTGCAAGAACGCATCCTGATCCTGGATGGCGCCATGGGCACCATGATCCAGCGCTACAAGCTGAGCGAGGCCGACTACCGCGGCGAGCGCTTCGCCGAACACAAGGTCGACGTCAAGGGCAACAACGAACTGCTGCTGCTGACGCGCCCGCAGGTCATCAGCGAGATCCACGAGCAGTACCTGGCCGCCGGCGCCGACCTGATCGAAACCAATACCTTCGGCGCCACGCGGGTGGCGCAGGAAGACTACAAGATGGCCGAGCTGGCCTACGAGATGAACGTCGAGGCCGCGCGCCTGGCGCGCGCTGCCTGCGACAAGTACAGCACGCCCGACAAGCCGCGCTTCGTCGCCGGCGCCTTCGGCCCCACGCCCAAGACCGCCAGCATCTCGCCGGATGTGAACGACCCCGGCGCGCGCAACGTCACCTTCGAGGAATTGCGCGAGTCGTACTACGAACAAGGCAAGGCACTGCTCGAAGGGGGCGCCGACGTGTTCCTGGTCGAGACCATCTTCGACACGCTCAACGCCAAGGCCGCGCTGTTCGCCATCGACCAGCTGTTCGAGGACACCGGCGAGCGCGTGCCGGTGATGATCTCCGGCACCGTGACCGATGCCTCGGGCCGGATCCTGTCCGGGCAGACCGTCGAGGCGTTCTGGAACAGCTTGCGCCATGCGCGGCCGGTGACCTTCGGCCTGAACTGCGCGCTGGGCGCGACGCTGATGCGCCCCTACATCGCCGAGCTGGCCAAGATCTGCGACGCCGCGGTGTCGTGCTACCCCAACGCGGGTTTGCCGAACCCGATGAGCGACACGGGTTTCGATGAAACCCCCGAGGTCACGTCGTCGCTGGTGGAAGAGTTCGCTGCCTCCGGGCTGGTGAACCTGGTGGGCGGCTGCTGCGGCACCACGCCCGAGCATATCGCCGCCATCGCCCAGCGCGTGGCCGACAAGAAACCCCGCAGCTGGCCCGGCCAGTATCGCGACGCCGCCTGA
- the metH gene encoding methionine synthase, which produces MSENKLPPRPMRLSGLEPFTIDDDTLFVNVGERTNVTGSKAFARMILNGQFDEALAVARQQVENGAQIIDINMDEAMLDSKAAMVRFLNLIASEPDIARVPIMLDSSKWEVIEAGLQCVQGKPVVNSISLKEGEEQFRHHAELIRRYGAASVVMAFDEKGQADTFERKTEICKRSYDILVNEVGFPPEDIIFDPNIFAVATGIEEHNNYAVDFIEATRWIKQNLPYAKVSGGVSNVSFSFRGNDVVREAIHTVFLYHAIGAGMDMGIVNAGQLGVYDQLDPELRERVEDVVLNRREDSTDRLLEIADRYKGGGAKKEENLAWRGTPEQPVPVGERLAHALVHGITTFIVEDTEEVRQQVAARGGRPIEVIEGPLMDGMNIVGDLFGAGKMFLPQVVKSARVMKQAVAHLLPFIEEEKRLLAEAGGDVKARGKIVIATVKGDVHDIGKNIVSVVLQCNNFEVVNMGVMVPCNEILAKAKVEGADIVGLSGLITPSLEEMAYVASEMQRDDYFRVKKIPLLIGGATTSRVHTAVKIAPNYEGPVVYVPDASRSVSVASSLLSDEGAARYLDELKSDYERIRTQHANKKATPMVTLAQARANKTPIDWSGYVPPKPKFIGRRVFRNYDLAELANYIDWGPFFQTWDLAGKFPDILNDEIVGESARKVFSDGKAMLSRLIQGRWLSANGVIALLPANTVNDDDIEIYTDESRSKVALTWHNLRQQSERPVVDGVRRPNRCLADFVAPKDSGIADYVGVFAVTAGLGVDKKEAQFEADHDDYSAIMLKALADRLAEGFAECLHERVRKDLWGYDAAEALSNDELIAEKYRGIRPAPGYPACPEHTVKGPMFEFLDAAEIGMGITESLAMTPAASVSGFYLAHPESTYFTIGKIGQDQLDDMAARRHEDRAALARALAPNL; this is translated from the coding sequence ATGAGCGAGAACAAACTGCCCCCGCGCCCGATGCGCCTGTCCGGCCTGGAGCCCTTTACCATCGACGACGACACGCTGTTCGTCAACGTCGGCGAGCGCACCAACGTGACCGGCTCCAAGGCCTTCGCGCGCATGATCCTGAACGGCCAGTTCGACGAGGCGCTGGCGGTGGCGCGCCAGCAGGTCGAGAACGGCGCGCAGATCATCGACATCAACATGGACGAGGCCATGCTGGACTCGAAGGCCGCGATGGTTCGCTTCCTGAACCTGATCGCGTCCGAGCCCGACATCGCGCGCGTGCCGATCATGCTGGATTCGTCCAAGTGGGAGGTGATCGAGGCCGGCCTGCAATGCGTGCAGGGCAAGCCGGTGGTCAACTCGATCTCGCTGAAGGAAGGCGAGGAACAATTCCGCCACCACGCCGAGCTGATCCGCCGCTACGGTGCGGCCAGCGTGGTGATGGCCTTCGACGAGAAGGGCCAGGCCGATACCTTCGAACGCAAGACGGAGATCTGCAAGCGCAGCTACGACATCCTGGTCAATGAAGTCGGCTTCCCGCCGGAAGACATTATCTTCGACCCGAACATCTTCGCGGTCGCGACCGGCATCGAGGAACACAACAACTACGCGGTGGACTTCATCGAAGCCACGCGCTGGATCAAGCAGAACCTGCCCTACGCCAAGGTCAGCGGCGGCGTTTCCAACGTGTCGTTCTCGTTCCGCGGCAACGACGTGGTGCGCGAGGCGATCCACACCGTGTTCCTGTACCACGCGATCGGCGCGGGCATGGACATGGGCATCGTCAACGCCGGCCAGCTCGGCGTGTATGACCAGCTCGATCCCGAGTTGCGCGAGCGCGTGGAAGACGTGGTGCTGAACCGCCGCGAGGACTCCACCGACCGCCTGCTGGAAATCGCCGACCGCTACAAAGGCGGCGGCGCCAAGAAGGAAGAAAACCTGGCCTGGCGCGGCACGCCCGAGCAGCCGGTGCCGGTGGGCGAACGCCTGGCGCACGCGCTGGTGCATGGCATTACCACCTTCATCGTCGAAGACACCGAGGAAGTGCGGCAGCAGGTCGCCGCGCGCGGCGGCCGCCCGATCGAGGTGATCGAAGGCCCGCTGATGGACGGCATGAACATCGTCGGCGACCTGTTCGGCGCGGGCAAGATGTTCCTGCCGCAGGTGGTCAAGAGCGCGCGCGTGATGAAGCAGGCGGTGGCGCACCTGCTGCCCTTCATCGAGGAAGAAAAGCGCCTGCTGGCCGAGGCCGGCGGCGACGTCAAGGCGCGCGGCAAGATCGTGATCGCCACCGTCAAGGGCGACGTGCACGACATCGGCAAGAACATTGTCTCGGTGGTGCTCCAGTGCAATAACTTCGAAGTGGTCAACATGGGCGTGATGGTCCCGTGCAACGAGATCCTGGCCAAGGCCAAGGTCGAGGGCGCGGACATCGTCGGCCTGTCCGGGCTGATCACGCCGTCGCTGGAAGAAATGGCCTACGTCGCGTCCGAGATGCAGCGCGACGACTACTTCCGCGTGAAGAAGATCCCGCTGCTGATCGGCGGCGCCACCACCTCGCGCGTGCATACCGCGGTCAAGATCGCACCCAACTACGAAGGCCCGGTGGTGTACGTGCCGGATGCCTCGCGCTCGGTCAGCGTGGCGTCGAGCCTGCTGTCCGACGAAGGCGCGGCCCGGTACCTGGACGAGCTGAAGAGCGACTACGAGCGCATCCGCACCCAGCACGCCAACAAGAAGGCCACGCCGATGGTGACGCTGGCGCAGGCGCGCGCCAACAAGACGCCGATCGACTGGAGCGGCTACGTGCCGCCGAAGCCAAAGTTCATCGGCCGCCGCGTGTTCCGCAACTACGATCTGGCCGAGCTGGCCAACTACATCGACTGGGGCCCGTTCTTCCAGACCTGGGACCTCGCCGGCAAATTCCCCGACATCCTCAATGACGAGATCGTGGGGGAATCGGCGCGCAAGGTGTTCTCGGACGGCAAGGCCATGCTGTCGCGCCTGATCCAGGGCCGCTGGCTGAGCGCCAACGGCGTGATCGCGCTGCTGCCGGCCAACACCGTCAACGACGACGATATCGAGATCTACACCGACGAGAGCCGCAGCAAGGTCGCACTGACCTGGCACAACCTGCGCCAGCAGAGCGAGCGCCCGGTGGTCGACGGCGTGCGCCGCCCCAACCGCTGCCTGGCCGACTTCGTTGCACCGAAGGACAGCGGCATCGCCGACTATGTCGGCGTGTTTGCCGTGACCGCGGGCCTGGGCGTCGACAAGAAGGAGGCGCAGTTCGAGGCGGACCACGACGACTACAGCGCGATCATGCTCAAGGCGCTGGCCGACCGCCTGGCCGAGGGCTTCGCCGAATGCCTGCACGAGCGCGTGCGCAAGGACCTGTGGGGCTATGACGCCGCCGAGGCGCTGAGCAACGACGAGCTGATCGCCGAGAAGTACCGCGGCATCCGTCCCGCGCCGGGCTATCCGGCGTGCCCGGAGCACACCGTCAAGGGGCCGATGTTCGAGTTCCTCGACGCGGCCGAGATCGGCATGGGCATTACCGAGTCGCTGGCGATGACGCCGGCGGCCTCGGTCAGCGGCTTCTACCTGGCGCATCCCGAGTCGACCTACTTCACCATCGGCAAGATCGGCCAGGACCAGCTCGACGACATGGCGGCCCGCCGCCATGAGGACCGCGCCGCGCTGGCGCGCGCGCTCGCGCCCAACCTGTAA
- a CDS encoding response regulator: protein MIRVLIADDHEIVRAGLRQFISEEPDIQVTGEAGSGDEVMAQLRDAEFDVLVLDISMPDRNGIDVLKLIRQRKPDLPVLILSTYPEDQYAINLIRAGASGYLTKESAPDDLVKAIRTVAQGRRYVSATVADLLIGGLDKPTEQPVHQMLSEREFQIFCKLSRGQSVSVIADELFLSVKTVSTYRSRILEKMGMKTNADLTYYAIKNGLVE, encoded by the coding sequence ATGATCCGCGTCCTGATCGCCGACGACCACGAGATTGTGCGTGCCGGGCTGCGTCAGTTCATTTCCGAAGAACCCGATATCCAGGTGACCGGCGAGGCCGGCAGTGGCGACGAAGTCATGGCGCAGCTGCGCGATGCCGAGTTCGACGTGCTGGTGCTGGACATCTCGATGCCGGACCGCAACGGCATCGACGTGCTCAAGCTGATCCGCCAGCGCAAGCCCGACCTGCCGGTGCTGATCCTGTCGACATACCCGGAAGACCAGTACGCGATCAACCTGATCCGTGCGGGCGCCTCCGGTTATCTGACCAAGGAAAGCGCACCCGACGACCTGGTCAAGGCAATCCGCACGGTGGCGCAGGGGCGCCGCTACGTCAGCGCCACGGTGGCCGACCTGCTGATCGGCGGGCTCGACAAGCCGACCGAGCAGCCGGTGCACCAGATGCTGTCCGAGCGCGAGTTCCAGATCTTTTGCAAGCTTTCACGCGGGCAGTCGGTATCGGTGATCGCCGACGAGCTGTTCCTCAGCGTCAAGACCGTCAGCACCTACCGTTCGCGCATCCTGGAGAAAATGGGCATGAAGACCAACGCCGACCTGACCTACTACGCGATCAAGAACGGCCTGGTGGAATAG
- a CDS encoding response regulator, protein MSEQDSNTSYRALNVLLIEDSAVLRGMLLEYLKDFPFIENVDWADTEALALRLLGAGKYDVAIVDLQLRQGNGINVLRAMQRAGTGTVRIVYTNHAQLEMYRRQCAEAGADYFFDKSLELEQVFRVIEEHAAPQG, encoded by the coding sequence ATGTCGGAGCAGGATTCGAACACTTCCTACCGGGCGCTGAACGTGCTGCTGATTGAAGATTCGGCGGTCCTGCGTGGCATGCTGCTCGAATACCTGAAGGATTTCCCGTTTATCGAGAACGTCGACTGGGCCGATACCGAAGCCCTGGCGCTGCGCCTGCTCGGCGCCGGCAAGTACGACGTCGCCATCGTCGACCTGCAGTTGCGCCAGGGTAACGGCATCAACGTGCTGCGCGCGATGCAGCGTGCCGGCACCGGCACCGTGCGCATCGTCTACACCAACCATGCCCAGCTCGAAATGTACCGGCGCCAGTGCGCCGAGGCGGGCGCCGACTATTTCTTCGACAAGTCCCTGGAGCTGGAGCAGGTGTTCCGCGTGATCGAGGAACACGCCGCGCCACAGGGCTGA